Proteins encoded by one window of bacterium:
- a CDS encoding UDP-N-acetylmuramoyl-L-alanyl-D-glutamate--2,6-diaminopimelate ligase, which translates to MDLWQLLTALPEKEVRGESANPAVTGVTQDSRCVEPGFVFVCISGYCTDGHNYIEDAVQRGAVAVIVEKDLAWAEAKAKETTETQRHRDTRRKAQTPDAAGSAVLIRVRNGREALALLSAAFYRHPSASMRVIGITGTNGKTTTSFLTTSILEAAGHAVGLTNTLICRIKGQEREADRTTPESVDLQRTLRQMVDQGCQYAVVEVSSHSLVLNRVLGCEFDVGVLTNITGDHLDFHLTFDEYRKAKLKLFTGLAQGEKRPKAAVLNLDDPSFGIVRESTGVEVLSYSQTEKASIWAERIDASRSGLRFVVHTPAGTVEIQSPLIGLHNVSNILAAIGAGVAEGISLDHIQEGIGRVLPVPGRFETIDCGQDFWVVVDFAHTADALQNLLQTARLLEPRRIMTVFGCGGDRDQSKRFPMGQVVARLSDRFIITNDNSRSEDPAAIARTVEEGVKSVIGCRQAGAAEKYEVILDRRQAIEKALLWAEAGDMVLIAGKGHEQYQIIGSCCIPFDDRQVARQILTGLVQAAERGGGK; encoded by the coding sequence ATGGACCTGTGGCAGCTTTTGACAGCTTTACCTGAGAAAGAGGTCAGGGGAGAATCGGCGAATCCTGCCGTGACCGGAGTTACGCAGGATTCCCGGTGCGTTGAGCCCGGGTTTGTGTTCGTGTGCATCAGCGGCTATTGTACGGATGGGCATAACTACATCGAGGATGCAGTCCAGCGGGGAGCGGTGGCAGTGATTGTAGAGAAAGACCTTGCATGGGCAGAGGCAAAGGCAAAGGAGACCACAGAGACACAAAGACACAGAGATACCCGGAGAAAAGCACAGACACCGGATGCGGCAGGCTCTGCGGTCCTGATCAGGGTGAGGAACGGGAGGGAAGCCCTGGCGCTCCTGTCTGCGGCATTCTACCGGCACCCATCGGCCAGCATGAGAGTCATCGGCATCACCGGCACGAATGGGAAGACCACCACCAGCTTTCTGACGACTTCGATCCTTGAGGCGGCAGGTCATGCGGTCGGCCTGACCAACACCCTCATCTGCCGGATCAAAGGCCAGGAGAGGGAGGCGGACAGAACCACTCCCGAATCCGTGGACCTGCAAAGGACCCTCCGGCAGATGGTGGATCAGGGCTGCCAGTATGCTGTAGTCGAGGTATCGTCGCACTCGCTGGTTTTAAACCGGGTTCTGGGCTGTGAATTCGATGTCGGGGTGTTGACCAATATCACCGGCGATCATCTGGATTTTCACCTGACTTTCGACGAATACCGCAAGGCCAAGCTGAAGCTGTTCACCGGCCTTGCCCAGGGTGAAAAGCGGCCAAAGGCTGCGGTGCTGAATCTGGATGATCCAAGCTTTGGGATTGTTCGGGAGAGCACAGGGGTAGAGGTACTTTCATACAGCCAGACTGAAAAAGCCTCGATCTGGGCCGAGCGGATCGATGCCTCGCGGTCAGGGCTGCGCTTTGTGGTCCACACCCCTGCCGGGACTGTGGAAATCCAGAGTCCTCTGATCGGGCTGCACAATGTATCCAATATCCTGGCAGCCATCGGCGCGGGAGTGGCGGAAGGGATAAGCCTCGATCACATTCAGGAGGGAATCGGACGGGTTCTTCCGGTGCCGGGGCGGTTTGAGACCATCGACTGCGGGCAGGACTTCTGGGTGGTGGTGGATTTTGCCCATACGGCCGATGCCCTGCAGAACCTGCTGCAAACAGCAAGGCTGCTTGAACCCCGCAGAATCATGACCGTTTTTGGCTGCGGCGGCGACCGGGACCAGAGCAAACGCTTTCCCATGGGCCAGGTAGTGGCCAGACTCAGCGACCGCTTCATTATCACCAATGACAATTCCCGCAGCGAGGACCCTGCGGCCATTGCCCGCACGGTCGAGGAGGGGGTGAAGTCGGTGATCGGCTGTCGGCAGGCCGGGGCAGCGGAGAAATACGAAGTGATTCTCGACCGTCGCCAGGCTATCGAAAAGGCCCTCCTGTGGGCTGAGGCGGGTGACATGGTCCTCATCGCAGGCAAGGGACATGAGCAGTATCAAATTATCGGATCGTGCTGTATTCCTTTTGATGACCGGCAGGTAGCCAGGCAGATTCTCACCGGCCTGGTTCAAGCCGCAGAACGCGGAGGGGGGAAATGA
- the murF gene encoding UDP-N-acetylmuramoyl-tripeptide--D-alanyl-D-alanine ligase translates to MIELARKTSLTIDDILTATGADLWMGSRSATFSGVSIDSRTIGPQELFWTLKGDRFDSHAFVNEVIGRGAAGAVVGPEFTPAAEDWPQGKFLIRVKDRLLALQETARHLRQQYPVPLVAITGSNGKTTTKEMIASIMTCKGKVLKTEGNRNNLIGLPLTLCGLSDEVKAVVLELGMNAFGEIRSLTRICQPDVGLITNIGPAHIEFFGSLEKISQAKGELYDEMKPEAVAVINLDDPYCLKLASRRSRIITFGLREGADLRGENIRQEETKTSFVLRTGAEKVDITIPLVGRVNVYNALAAAAAARALRIPLSHIRRGLEQVTLPPMRMMRLSGPNGSIILNDAYNANPASMCSAIDTLIQSKKGEGRAILVLGDMLELGPDAERFHRQVGRLVAHNSIDFLFTFGPLAHWIAEEALASGMDKNCIFPDLNHNQIAETLKTLLAPGDRILIKGSRGARMEGVASLLVDK, encoded by the coding sequence ATGATCGAGTTGGCCAGAAAGACTAGTCTGACAATTGATGATATCCTTACAGCTACTGGTGCAGATTTGTGGATGGGCAGTAGATCCGCAACATTTTCCGGCGTATCAATCGATTCCCGGACCATCGGGCCGCAGGAGCTCTTCTGGACCCTGAAGGGGGATCGGTTCGACAGCCATGCTTTTGTCAATGAAGTTATCGGCAGGGGAGCTGCGGGGGCAGTGGTTGGCCCGGAGTTTACCCCGGCAGCGGAGGACTGGCCGCAGGGGAAATTCCTGATCCGGGTAAAGGACCGGCTTTTGGCCCTGCAGGAGACAGCCCGCCACCTTCGTCAGCAGTATCCGGTGCCGCTTGTGGCCATAACCGGAAGCAATGGCAAGACCACGACCAAGGAAATGATCGCCTCGATCATGACCTGCAAGGGAAAGGTATTGAAAACCGAGGGGAACCGCAATAATCTCATTGGCCTGCCTCTGACCCTGTGCGGCCTTTCGGATGAAGTCAAGGCAGTGGTCCTGGAGCTGGGGATGAATGCCTTTGGAGAGATCCGGAGCCTCACCAGGATCTGCCAGCCCGATGTCGGGCTGATCACCAATATCGGTCCGGCCCATATCGAATTTTTCGGCTCACTGGAGAAGATCAGCCAGGCCAAGGGAGAATTATATGACGAGATGAAGCCCGAAGCCGTGGCCGTCATCAACCTGGATGACCCGTACTGCCTGAAACTGGCCAGCAGGCGCAGCCGGATAATCACCTTCGGTCTCAGAGAGGGCGCAGACCTTCGCGGAGAGAATATCCGGCAGGAGGAGACTAAAACCTCGTTTGTGCTCCGCACGGGCGCAGAGAAGGTGGATATCACCATCCCCCTGGTCGGGCGGGTCAATGTATATAACGCCCTGGCCGCGGCTGCGGCGGCGCGGGCCCTGCGGATTCCCCTTTCGCATATCCGGCGGGGGCTTGAGCAGGTAACGCTGCCACCCATGCGGATGATGCGGCTTTCGGGTCCCAATGGCTCGATTATTCTGAACGATGCCTATAATGCCAATCCCGCTTCCATGTGTTCGGCTATCGATACCCTCATCCAGAGCAAAAAAGGGGAGGGGAGGGCCATCCTGGTGCTGGGGGACATGCTGGAGCTTGGACCGGACGCCGAGCGGTTCCACCGTCAGGTGGGAAGGCTGGTGGCCCATAATTCGATTGACTTTCTGTTCACCTTCGGTCCGCTGGCCCACTGGATAGCCGAAGAGGCCCTGGCCAGCGGAATGGACAAAAATTGCATTTTCCCGGACTTAAACCATAACCAG